Proteins co-encoded in one Streptosporangiales bacterium genomic window:
- a CDS encoding TIGR03619 family F420-dependent LLM class oxidoreductase, with amino-acid sequence MEFGIATFITDDGIRPDVLGRALEERGFDSLFIAEHSHIPASRKSPWPSGGDLPEKYYRTLDPFVALAAAASVTQNLLLGTGIALVIQRDVIHTAKEVATLDLVSDGRMHFGVGVGWNREEMSDHGTDPRTRGALLNEQLAALKSIWTEEPAEFHGKFVDFDPMYLRPKPVQRPHPPIYVGGESEAALERLAKYGDAWLPRPVATPEEINRVRSWLADRGRTDVGVSIFNAGTDPAKLAGWAEAGVDRVTLSLDTLPEAETLAKLDELADAVRVYRNG; translated from the coding sequence ATGGAGTTCGGCATAGCGACGTTCATCACCGACGACGGCATCCGTCCCGACGTACTCGGCAGGGCGCTGGAGGAACGCGGCTTCGACTCGCTGTTCATCGCGGAGCACTCGCACATCCCGGCCAGCCGCAAGTCGCCGTGGCCGAGCGGCGGCGACCTGCCGGAGAAGTACTACCGCACCCTCGACCCGTTCGTGGCGCTGGCCGCAGCCGCGTCGGTGACGCAGAACCTGTTGCTCGGCACGGGAATCGCCCTGGTCATCCAGCGCGACGTGATCCACACGGCGAAGGAAGTCGCGACCTTGGACCTGGTGTCCGACGGGCGCATGCACTTCGGCGTGGGCGTCGGCTGGAACCGGGAGGAGATGAGCGACCACGGCACCGACCCGCGCACCCGCGGTGCCCTGCTGAACGAGCAGCTCGCCGCGTTGAAGAGCATCTGGACCGAAGAGCCCGCCGAGTTCCACGGCAAGTTCGTGGACTTCGACCCGATGTACCTGCGGCCGAAGCCCGTACAGCGGCCGCACCCGCCGATCTACGTCGGCGGCGAGAGCGAGGCGGCCCTCGAACGGCTCGCCAAGTACGGCGACGCCTGGCTGCCACGCCCGGTCGCGACACCGGAGGAGATCAACCGGGTGCGCAGCTGGCTGGCCGACCGCGGCCGCACCGACGTCGGTGTCAGCATCTTCAACGCCGGGACCGACCCGGCGAAGCTCGCCGGGTGGGCGGAGGCTGGCGTCGACCGCGTGACGCTCAGCCTGGACACGCTGCCCGAGGCCGAGACGCTGGCGAAGCTGGACGAGCTGGCCGACGCCGTCCGCGTGTACCGCAACGGCTGA
- a CDS encoding SDR family NAD(P)-dependent oxidoreductase, with the protein MTQQRVAVVTGAGSGLGRVIGRALLEDGYQVALAGRREDALRETAGDAAAALVVPTDVAVPESVAALFGLVRTECGRVDLLVNNAGIPGVGAVDEISVDDWRRVVDTNLTGSFLCARYAVELMKAQRPRGGRIINNGSISAHSPRPGSVAYTATKHAITGLTKSIALDGRGHDIVCGQIDIGNAATEMTSRMADGVPQPDGRIAAEPTFDAAHVASAVRYMAELPLDTNVQFLTIMATTMPFIGRG; encoded by the coding sequence ATGACACAGCAGCGAGTCGCCGTGGTCACGGGCGCCGGTTCCGGCCTCGGCCGGGTGATCGGCCGCGCCCTGCTCGAGGACGGTTACCAGGTCGCGCTTGCCGGCCGGCGCGAGGACGCGCTCCGGGAGACCGCGGGCGACGCGGCGGCGGCGCTCGTCGTGCCCACCGACGTCGCCGTGCCGGAGTCGGTGGCTGCGCTCTTCGGGCTGGTTCGCACAGAGTGTGGACGCGTCGACCTACTGGTCAACAACGCGGGCATCCCAGGCGTCGGTGCCGTCGACGAGATCAGCGTCGACGACTGGCGCCGGGTGGTCGACACCAACCTCACCGGGTCGTTCCTGTGCGCGCGGTACGCGGTGGAGCTGATGAAGGCGCAACGGCCACGCGGCGGCCGGATCATCAACAACGGCTCGATCTCGGCGCACAGTCCGCGGCCAGGCAGCGTGGCGTACACCGCCACGAAGCACGCGATCACCGGCCTCACCAAGTCGATAGCGCTCGACGGCCGCGGGCACGACATCGTCTGCGGCCAGATCGACATCGGCAACGCGGCCACCGAGATGACCAGCAGGATGGCCGACGGCGTGCCACAACCCGACGGCCGGATCGCGGCGGAGCCGACGTTCGACGCCGCGCACGTGGCCAGCGCCGTGCGCTACATGGCGGAGCTGCCACTGGACACGAACGTCCAGTTCCTCACCATCATGGCGACCACGATGCCGTTCATCGGCCGCGGCTGA
- a CDS encoding winged helix-turn-helix transcriptional regulator yields the protein MDAIDRQIIAELQDDGRQSVTELASRIGLSVSPTHRRLRDLESSGAIRGYRATVDPAALGLTFEALVFVTMRQEDRDTLLGFEEALAAIPNVVQAQRLFGDPDYLLRVVTADLAAYAELEDNVLAALPGVQRLTSTLVMKHVVHERPLPAQP from the coding sequence ATGGACGCGATCGACCGGCAGATCATTGCGGAGCTGCAGGACGACGGGCGGCAGAGCGTCACCGAGCTGGCGTCGCGCATCGGCCTCAGCGTGTCCCCGACCCATCGCCGGCTGCGCGACCTGGAGAGCTCGGGCGCCATCCGCGGCTACCGCGCGACCGTCGACCCGGCCGCGCTCGGCCTGACGTTCGAGGCACTGGTCTTCGTCACCATGCGCCAAGAGGACCGCGACACCCTGCTCGGCTTCGAAGAAGCCCTCGCCGCGATCCCCAACGTCGTCCAGGCCCAGCGCCTCTTCGGCGACCCCGACTACCTCCTGCGCGTGGTGACCGCCGACCTAGCCGCCTACGCCGAGCTGGAGGACAATGTCCTCGCCGCCCTACCCGGCGTCCAGCGCCTGACCTCCACCCTCGTCATGAAACACGTAGTCCACGAACGCCCCCTACCAGCCCAGCCGTAG
- a CDS encoding helix-turn-helix domain-containing protein → MSNTPRRVHSVGNALRLLTVLAEHPDGLGVSDLATRLEVGKSTAHLLLSTLAEHGFVERLEAGTYCLGIAAFEIGSAVPESSRFGGPLTPPMRKLADLSGEAVSLAIHRGRDALIVQRFESASILRAEIRIGTKMPVHSCGSGKVFLAELPVEELDALFPSETLPAAAKNTFRQKSALSRQLAEVRRDGYATIDEEYTDGVRGIATGVRNRRNEVVAALSVAGPIPRFEPSDWLQDLNSTAEEMSTILVGRL, encoded by the coding sequence ATGTCGAACACACCTCGACGTGTCCACAGTGTCGGCAATGCGCTGCGCCTGCTCACCGTGCTGGCCGAGCACCCGGACGGCCTAGGGGTGTCCGACCTGGCCACGCGGCTGGAGGTGGGCAAGAGCACCGCGCACCTGCTGCTGAGCACCTTGGCTGAGCACGGATTCGTGGAGCGCCTCGAGGCGGGTACCTACTGCCTCGGCATCGCCGCATTCGAGATCGGGTCGGCGGTGCCGGAAAGCTCGCGTTTCGGTGGCCCACTGACGCCGCCGATGCGCAAGCTTGCGGACCTCTCCGGCGAGGCGGTCTCGCTGGCCATTCACCGCGGCCGGGACGCACTCATCGTGCAGCGCTTCGAAAGCGCCAGCATTCTCCGCGCGGAAATTCGGATCGGGACGAAAATGCCCGTGCACAGTTGCGGCTCGGGCAAGGTCTTCCTGGCCGAGTTGCCGGTCGAAGAACTCGACGCGCTGTTTCCCTCGGAGACGCTGCCGGCCGCGGCGAAGAACACGTTTCGCCAAAAGTCCGCGTTGTCGCGGCAGCTCGCCGAGGTACGGCGGGACGGCTACGCGACGATCGACGAGGAATACACCGACGGGGTACGGGGGATAGCGACCGGGGTCCGAAATCGGCGCAACGAGGTGGTTGCGGCCTTGAGCGTGGCGGGGCCGATACCGCGGTTCGAGCCGTCGGACTGGTTGCAAGATCTCAACAGTACGGCCGAGGAAATGTCGACGATTCTGGTGGGACGGTTGTGA
- a CDS encoding LysE family translocator, with product MPMDPGLLLAFWATAFLLIVVPGPDWAFTLASGVRDRVVLPAVAGLMLGYAALTVVIAAGVGAVVARTPLVLTVLTVVGAAYLVFLGASLLARPGTLHTVDGHTVPGRRWRRTLRGVGVSALNPKGLLIFLAMLPQFTDPAGSWPFPLQIGALGLVFVGTCGAFYTALGLGARAVLRTSPTASRVVSRISGAAMIAIAVALLAELG from the coding sequence CTGCCCATGGACCCCGGCCTGCTGCTCGCGTTCTGGGCGACGGCGTTCCTGCTGATCGTCGTCCCCGGGCCGGACTGGGCGTTCACCCTCGCCTCCGGTGTACGCGACCGGGTCGTGCTCCCCGCGGTGGCCGGGCTGATGCTCGGCTACGCCGCGCTCACCGTCGTCATCGCGGCCGGGGTCGGCGCCGTCGTCGCCCGCACGCCCCTGGTGCTGACGGTCCTCACCGTGGTCGGCGCGGCGTACCTGGTGTTCCTCGGCGCCTCGCTGCTCGCCCGGCCCGGCACCCTGCACACCGTGGACGGGCACACGGTGCCCGGCCGCCGGTGGCGGCGGACGCTGCGGGGCGTGGGGGTGAGCGCGCTGAACCCCAAGGGCCTGTTGATCTTCCTCGCCATGCTCCCGCAGTTCACCGACCCGGCCGGCAGCTGGCCGTTCCCGCTCCAGATCGGCGCGCTCGGGCTGGTCTTCGTCGGGACGTGCGGCGCGTTCTACACGGCGCTCGGCCTCGGCGCCCGCGCGGTACTCCGGACCAGCCCGACGGCGTCCCGGGTGGTCTCCAGGATCTCCGGCGCCGCGATGATCGCCATCGCCGTCGCCCTGCTCGCCGAGCTCGGCTGA
- a CDS encoding purine phosphorylase: MIAILTALETEYAAIRAHLISTKRHEHAKGTIFEVGVLAARPTCRVALAATGMTNLNAALLTERAIAEFNPSTTMFVGVAGGRRDWLQLGDVVVATRVYSYHGGRSEDTRFRVRPRAWEISHRAEQVARWLSRSSDWYPSAAEAPAPVVHFAPIAAGDVVLDSQTSDVAQHLDDHYNDAIAVEMESAGFAAAGQVNEHVVSVTIRGISDGAGGAKEQTDNKGWQQIAARNAAAFAAAVAAELGDESETGAGEPAADPATPPTPQVHNTNIAKHNATVGYQLGINHGELHSGTDPRDRS, from the coding sequence ATGATCGCCATCCTCACGGCACTCGAGACCGAGTACGCCGCCATCCGGGCTCACTTGATCAGCACCAAGCGGCACGAACACGCGAAGGGAACCATCTTCGAGGTCGGCGTGCTCGCCGCCCGCCCAACCTGCCGAGTCGCACTCGCGGCAACCGGGATGACCAACCTCAACGCCGCCCTGCTCACCGAACGGGCGATCGCGGAGTTCAACCCGTCGACGACGATGTTCGTCGGCGTCGCGGGCGGTCGGCGCGACTGGCTCCAGCTCGGTGACGTCGTGGTGGCCACGCGGGTGTACAGCTACCACGGCGGCCGCAGCGAGGACACCCGGTTCCGTGTCCGTCCCCGCGCATGGGAGATCTCGCACCGCGCAGAACAGGTCGCGCGGTGGCTGTCCAGGTCATCCGACTGGTACCCGTCGGCCGCGGAAGCACCGGCACCCGTCGTGCACTTCGCGCCCATCGCGGCCGGCGACGTCGTACTCGACTCCCAGACCTCCGACGTCGCACAGCACCTCGACGATCACTACAACGACGCCATCGCCGTCGAGATGGAGAGCGCCGGCTTCGCCGCCGCCGGCCAGGTCAACGAACACGTCGTGTCAGTGACCATCCGCGGCATCAGCGACGGTGCAGGTGGCGCGAAGGAGCAGACCGACAACAAGGGCTGGCAACAGATCGCCGCACGCAACGCCGCAGCGTTCGCCGCCGCCGTAGCAGCCGAGCTAGGCGACGAAAGCGAGACGGGAGCCGGTGAACCAGCCGCCGACCCGGCCACACCACCCACCCCACAGGTGCACAACACCAACATCGCCAAACACAACGCGACGGTGGGCTACCAACTCGGAATCAACCACGGCGAACTCCACAGCGGCACGGACCCCAGAGACCGGAGCTGA
- a CDS encoding sodium/solute symporter (Members of the Solute:Sodium Symporter (SSS), TC 2.A.21 as described in tcdb.org, catalyze solute:Na+ symport. Known solutes for members of the family include sugars, amino acids, nucleosides, inositols, vitamins, urea or anions, depending on the system.), giving the protein MNAVITGCIVVFALVIGFSAWHGYRKTRESADFFVAGRSAPWWLISGSLIASTVSGATFFGLISSYYRTGFSVHWIPLGVAFSWLVICFAVGPRLRRHGRFTIPEYLADRFNSPGLRVVFSAITVLWMVFLLATVLVQGGLLFGSLWGWSYGTSVVVITVVVILYTFFGGQKAVLYTDFVQAAAFLLAVAVVVPLTISAAGGWGEITATVEAEQPGFFGITGGALSVVNVMALFFVWFLGYLGHPGFLTRFYAARSERDVIKTGIAVSAVYLPFWALIGLAGAATRALYPNVADTETVWVRFVLEQTPAIIAGILLAAILGAILSSADTWLLTAASSGTHDLLRKTIRSEWTDSQLLRRTKLLVVLLGLAALPFGLWRPTYITDMMTIAYTVAGASGGVLILFSLYWRRTTRAGAWGGLIFGAVAAVIGRVVVAMGLTPDWFDPVLPTLLGTVVIVVVVSLVTPTDPVATATFDRLRRPQPATTPSQPEERV; this is encoded by the coding sequence ATGAACGCGGTTATAACTGGTTGCATAGTCGTATTCGCGCTAGTAATCGGGTTCTCGGCCTGGCACGGTTACAGAAAGACCCGCGAGTCGGCCGATTTCTTCGTCGCGGGTCGGTCTGCACCATGGTGGTTGATCTCCGGCTCGCTGATTGCCTCGACGGTGTCCGGGGCTACGTTCTTCGGCCTGATCAGCTCGTACTACCGCACCGGGTTCTCGGTGCACTGGATCCCGCTCGGCGTGGCGTTCTCGTGGTTGGTGATCTGCTTCGCCGTCGGTCCACGGCTGCGCAGGCACGGCCGGTTCACCATCCCCGAATACCTTGCCGACCGGTTCAACTCGCCGGGACTGCGCGTGGTGTTCTCCGCTATCACCGTGCTGTGGATGGTGTTCCTGCTAGCGACCGTACTGGTGCAGGGCGGGCTGCTGTTCGGCTCGCTGTGGGGCTGGAGTTACGGCACCTCCGTGGTCGTGATCACGGTCGTGGTGATCCTCTACACGTTCTTCGGCGGCCAGAAGGCCGTGCTCTACACCGACTTCGTGCAGGCAGCGGCGTTCCTGCTCGCTGTCGCCGTCGTGGTGCCGCTCACCATCAGCGCCGCCGGCGGTTGGGGTGAGATCACCGCGACGGTCGAGGCGGAGCAGCCCGGCTTCTTCGGCATCACCGGTGGGGCGCTGAGCGTAGTAAACGTGATGGCACTGTTCTTCGTGTGGTTCCTCGGCTACCTGGGCCACCCGGGCTTCTTGACGCGGTTCTACGCCGCGCGCAGCGAACGGGACGTCATCAAGACCGGCATCGCGGTCTCCGCCGTGTACCTGCCGTTCTGGGCACTCATCGGCCTCGCCGGGGCAGCGACCCGTGCGCTCTACCCGAACGTCGCCGACACCGAGACCGTGTGGGTGCGGTTCGTGCTCGAGCAGACGCCGGCGATCATCGCGGGCATCCTGCTGGCCGCCATCCTCGGTGCCATTCTTTCCTCGGCGGACACCTGGCTGCTCACCGCCGCGTCGTCGGGGACGCACGACCTGCTGCGCAAGACCATCCGCAGCGAGTGGACCGACAGCCAACTGTTGCGGCGCACCAAGTTGCTGGTCGTGCTGCTCGGGCTCGCCGCGCTGCCGTTCGGCCTGTGGCGTCCCACCTACATCACCGACATGATGACGATCGCCTACACCGTGGCTGGCGCGTCGGGGGGTGTGCTGATCCTGTTCAGCCTGTACTGGCGCAGAACCACCCGCGCCGGCGCGTGGGGAGGGCTGATCTTCGGCGCGGTAGCAGCAGTGATCGGCCGCGTTGTCGTCGCGATGGGTCTCACGCCGGACTGGTTCGACCCAGTCCTGCCGACCCTTCTCGGTACCGTCGTGATCGTCGTCGTGGTGTCGCTGGTGACGCCGACCGACCCGGTGGCGACCGCCACATTCGACCGGTTGCGGCGGCCACAACCTGCGACGACACCATCGCAACCGGAGGAACGAGTATGA
- a CDS encoding NUDIX domain-containing protein: MKTRPTARSTWKIPEVAVTVDLAVLTVHDDALQVVLVRRGIPPHEGMLALPGGFLASTREDLDAAAARELAEETGLGAADLHLEQLGTYGVPDRDPRGRVVTVCYLAFSPNLPSPAAGGDARDATLMPVQKVLRRQAAVAFDHKRLVADAVERARSKLEYTTLAAAFCPPEFTMTDLRQVYEIVWDTKLDPRNFHRKISSTEGFLVPTGERAARQVGRPAALFRRGPATLLHPPMLRSR; encoded by the coding sequence GTGAAGACCCGTCCGACCGCACGGTCCACCTGGAAGATCCCCGAGGTCGCGGTCACCGTCGATCTCGCCGTGCTCACTGTGCACGACGACGCACTGCAGGTCGTGCTCGTGCGTCGCGGCATCCCGCCGCACGAAGGCATGCTGGCGCTGCCCGGCGGGTTCCTCGCGTCCACGAGGGAAGACCTGGACGCCGCGGCGGCACGCGAGCTGGCTGAGGAGACCGGCTTGGGCGCAGCGGACCTCCACCTCGAGCAGCTGGGCACCTACGGTGTGCCGGACCGCGACCCGCGGGGACGCGTGGTCACCGTCTGCTATCTCGCCTTCTCGCCGAACCTGCCGTCGCCCGCGGCCGGCGGTGATGCACGCGACGCCACCTTGATGCCGGTGCAGAAGGTGCTGCGCCGGCAGGCCGCGGTGGCCTTCGACCACAAGAGACTCGTCGCCGACGCGGTGGAGCGGGCGCGCAGCAAGCTCGAGTACACGACGTTGGCAGCGGCCTTCTGCCCGCCCGAGTTCACCATGACCGACCTGCGGCAGGTGTACGAGATCGTCTGGGACACCAAGCTCGATCCGCGCAACTTCCACCGGAAGATCTCGAGCACGGAAGGGTTCCTGGTGCCTACCGGTGAGCGTGCTGCCCGGCAGGTGGGTCGTCCTGCTGCACTCTTCCGGCGTGGCCCGGCCACGTTGTTGCACCCGCCGATGTTGCGCAGCCGCTAG
- a CDS encoding TIGR03618 family F420-dependent PPOX class oxidoreductase: protein MDSDVRILLDGANYAHVATVLPDGAPHSVPVWVGVEGDLVAFLTSPTSRKARNLAHDPRVAISVTDHEQPFVMAHLRGRVVRQLDGDEAFEVIDRISHKYIGAPYPLRSDRVVYLVEPEHARAQSFG from the coding sequence ATGGATTCCGACGTACGCATCCTGCTCGACGGCGCCAACTACGCGCACGTCGCCACCGTGCTCCCCGACGGCGCACCGCACAGCGTGCCGGTCTGGGTAGGCGTCGAAGGCGACCTGGTCGCCTTCCTCACCTCACCGACGTCCCGCAAGGCGCGCAACCTGGCCCACGATCCCCGGGTCGCCATCTCCGTCACCGACCACGAACAACCATTCGTCATGGCTCACCTCCGCGGCCGGGTCGTGCGGCAGCTGGACGGCGACGAGGCGTTCGAGGTGATCGACCGCATCTCCCACAAGTACATCGGCGCACCGTACCCGCTGCGCTCCGACCGGGTCGTCTATCTGGTCGAGCCGGAACACGCGCGGGCGCAGTCGTTCGGGTGA
- a CDS encoding dihydroxy-acid dehydratase (catalyzes the formation of 3-methyl-2-oxobutanoate from 2,3,-dihydroxy-3-methylbutanoate), which yields MTVAGTENGRALRSREWFAGSDLNAFAHRSWMKNQGIADRMFDGRPVIGICNTYSELTPCNAHFRELAEQVKRGVLEAGGFPVEFPVMSLGETVMRPTTMLFRNLVSMDVEESIRANPIDGVVLLCGCDKTTPSLLMGAASCDLPAVVVSGGPMLSGRFQGRQIGSGTSVWQMSEDVRAGQLSECDFRAAEACMSRSAGHCNTMGTASTMASMVEALGLGMPGNAAIPAVDSRRRVLANEAGLRVVEMVAEDLRMSQILTRQAFENAIRVNAAIGGSTNAVVHLLALAGRVEVPLELDDFDRLVRDIPLLVDLMPSGRFLMEDFYYAGGLPAVLREMGDVLHRDALTVNGRTIGDNNADAPVWDGEVIRQRDTAVQQSAGIAVLRGNLAPDGAVIKPSAASPELLQHRGRALVFAGVDDFRARIDDPDLDVDETCVLVLTGVGPKGFPGMPEVGNLPLPRKLLQRGVRDMVRISDARMSGTAYGAVVLHVAPESAAGGPLALVRDGDMVELDVPGRRLQLDVPDEELRRRGAELVLPQPTATGGYQRLYVDHVLQANEGADLDFLVGRRGTFVHGHNH from the coding sequence ATGACAGTAGCGGGCACCGAGAACGGGCGAGCGCTTCGCTCCCGGGAGTGGTTCGCCGGGTCCGATCTGAACGCGTTCGCGCACCGGTCGTGGATGAAGAACCAGGGCATCGCGGACCGGATGTTCGACGGACGGCCGGTGATCGGCATCTGCAACACGTACTCCGAGCTGACCCCGTGCAACGCGCACTTCAGGGAGCTCGCGGAGCAGGTCAAGCGCGGCGTGCTCGAAGCCGGGGGCTTCCCGGTCGAGTTCCCCGTCATGTCACTGGGTGAGACGGTGATGCGCCCGACGACCATGCTGTTCCGCAACCTGGTGAGCATGGACGTGGAGGAGTCGATCAGGGCGAACCCGATCGACGGCGTGGTGCTGCTCTGTGGCTGCGACAAGACCACACCGTCGCTGCTGATGGGTGCGGCCAGCTGCGACCTGCCGGCGGTCGTCGTCTCCGGTGGCCCGATGCTGTCCGGACGGTTCCAGGGCAGGCAGATCGGCTCGGGTACGAGCGTGTGGCAGATGAGCGAGGACGTCCGCGCCGGCCAGCTCAGCGAGTGCGACTTCCGCGCCGCCGAGGCGTGCATGTCGCGCTCCGCCGGGCACTGCAACACCATGGGCACCGCGTCGACCATGGCGTCCATGGTCGAGGCGCTCGGGCTCGGCATGCCGGGGAACGCGGCCATCCCCGCTGTCGACTCGCGCCGGCGGGTGCTGGCGAACGAGGCGGGCCTGCGGGTCGTGGAGATGGTCGCCGAGGATCTCAGGATGTCGCAGATCCTCACCCGGCAGGCGTTCGAGAACGCCATCAGGGTGAACGCGGCGATCGGCGGTTCGACGAACGCGGTGGTGCACCTGCTCGCGCTCGCCGGACGGGTGGAGGTGCCGCTCGAGCTGGACGACTTCGACCGGCTGGTGCGCGACATCCCGCTGCTCGTCGACCTGATGCCGTCAGGTCGGTTCCTGATGGAGGACTTCTACTACGCCGGCGGGCTGCCCGCCGTGCTCCGCGAGATGGGCGACGTGCTGCACCGCGACGCACTCACCGTCAACGGCAGGACGATCGGCGACAACAACGCGGATGCTCCGGTATGGGACGGCGAGGTGATCAGGCAACGCGACACCGCGGTGCAGCAGAGCGCGGGCATCGCCGTGCTGCGCGGCAACCTGGCCCCCGACGGCGCGGTGATCAAGCCGTCGGCGGCCAGTCCTGAGCTGTTGCAGCACCGCGGCCGCGCGCTCGTGTTCGCCGGTGTCGACGACTTCCGCGCACGCATCGACGACCCCGACCTGGACGTGGACGAGACCTGCGTGCTGGTGCTGACCGGCGTCGGCCCGAAGGGGTTCCCCGGCATGCCCGAGGTCGGCAACCTGCCGTTGCCGCGCAAGCTGCTGCAGCGCGGTGTCAGGGACATGGTACGGATCTCCGACGCGCGGATGAGCGGCACCGCGTACGGCGCGGTGGTGCTGCACGTCGCACCGGAGTCGGCCGCTGGTGGCCCACTGGCGCTGGTGCGCGACGGCGACATGGTCGAGCTGGACGTACCCGGGCGACGGCTGCAGCTCGACGTGCCGGACGAGGAGCTGCGGCGGCGCGGGGCCGAGCTGGTGCTGCCGCAGCCGACCGCGACCGGTGGCTACCAACGCCTCTACGTCGACCACGTGCTGCAGGCCAACGAGGGCGCGGACCTGGACTTCCTCGTCGGCCGCCGCGGCACTTTCGTGCACGGCCACAACCACTGA
- a CDS encoding FAD-binding protein: MNEPTHWQQLQAGLDGVVALPGTQAYERLRRPGVAGLTEPHPQAVARCATAADVAQVVAFARRHELSLAPRSGGHCFAQRSTAGDVVVDVGPMHAVSYAGGLVTVGAGTRLGVLYEALAPAGVTVPAGCGPDVGIAGLTLGGGLGILGRRYGLTCDRLRAASVVLADGTYVTCDADSYADLFWALRGAGGGQFGVVTSLTFEPVPAPAMTAYHLTWPADAAPAVLGGWQSWAPAAPDDLAASLLLTVPAAVEEPLAVHVFGALCGGDRQVAADLLAALTAAVGVAPATATYRDAGYRETKSHLGQLGERIGVAAHADGARPVATSKSEFFTDAVPPATIATLVEHLVQARVPGQARELDCTPWAGAYNRVATDATAFAHRDAHFLVKHTVVTDAHSSAPARSAATRWLDQSWAIVHPHGAGGGYPNFPDPALADAPAAYHGTNHAQLTRVKAAYDPTELFRFPQSIRPS; the protein is encoded by the coding sequence GTGAACGAGCCGACACACTGGCAACAGTTGCAGGCCGGGCTCGACGGCGTCGTCGCGCTTCCGGGCACGCAGGCGTACGAACGGTTGCGCCGTCCGGGCGTCGCCGGCCTCACCGAACCACACCCGCAGGCGGTGGCCAGGTGTGCCACTGCGGCCGACGTCGCACAGGTCGTCGCGTTCGCGCGCCGGCACGAGCTGTCGTTGGCGCCGCGCAGCGGGGGCCACTGTTTCGCGCAGCGCTCCACCGCCGGCGACGTGGTCGTCGACGTGGGCCCCATGCACGCTGTCTCGTACGCAGGTGGCCTGGTCACCGTCGGCGCGGGCACCAGGCTGGGTGTGCTGTACGAAGCACTCGCCCCGGCGGGGGTCACCGTGCCGGCCGGGTGCGGACCGGACGTCGGGATCGCGGGGCTCACGCTCGGCGGCGGGCTCGGAATTCTCGGCCGCCGCTACGGCCTGACCTGCGACCGGTTGCGCGCCGCGTCCGTCGTGCTCGCCGACGGCACGTACGTGACCTGTGACGCCGACTCGTACGCCGACCTGTTCTGGGCGTTGCGCGGCGCCGGCGGTGGTCAGTTCGGCGTGGTGACGTCGTTGACCTTCGAACCGGTGCCCGCACCCGCCATGACCGCGTACCACCTGACCTGGCCGGCGGACGCCGCGCCGGCGGTGCTGGGCGGCTGGCAGAGCTGGGCTCCGGCAGCACCAGACGACCTCGCCGCGAGCCTGCTGCTGACCGTCCCCGCCGCGGTCGAGGAACCGTTGGCAGTCCACGTGTTCGGCGCGCTGTGCGGCGGCGACCGGCAGGTGGCAGCGGACCTCCTCGCCGCCCTGACCGCGGCGGTCGGGGTCGCGCCGGCGACGGCCACGTACCGCGACGCCGGGTACCGGGAGACGAAGAGTCACCTCGGCCAGCTCGGCGAGCGGATCGGCGTCGCCGCGCACGCCGACGGTGCACGCCCGGTCGCGACAAGCAAGTCCGAGTTCTTCACCGACGCGGTGCCGCCCGCGACCATCGCGACCCTCGTGGAGCATCTCGTACAGGCACGCGTACCGGGGCAGGCAAGGGAGCTCGACTGCACGCCGTGGGCCGGCGCGTACAACCGCGTCGCGACCGACGCGACCGCGTTCGCGCACCGCGATGCACACTTCCTCGTCAAGCACACGGTGGTCACCGATGCGCACAGCTCAGCACCGGCGCGAAGCGCCGCGACCCGCTGGCTGGACCAGTCCTGGGCGATCGTGCATCCGCACGGCGCCGGCGGCGGGTACCCCAACTTCCCCGACCCCGCACTGGCCGACGCACCCGCCGCGTACCACGGCACCAACCACGCCCAGCTGACCCGGGTGAAGGCAGCGTACGACCCGACGGAGCTGTTCCGCTTCCCCCAGTCGATCCGCCCGTCCTAG